The following is a genomic window from Synergistaceae bacterium.
TCGGAGTGTTGCCATGTCGGAGACTCTTCTGTCGGTACGAAAACAATACTACGATGACATCATACGCACGAACCCGACACAGGAAAAGTTCCGGGCAGGTTGGTACAATCGGCTGAAAACTTTGGCTGAAAAGGTGGGGGTTGCCTCCCCGGTATAAGGCCGAGCGAGGAAGGTGATACACATGTACGATGGGCGAAGTCGATTTCGGGAACCATCGTTCGATGCGCTGCAATGCCAGATCGACGAAGCATTCGATAAAATCCGTGAACTGCGGCAATCCATGGACGACTTTAACGACAAGAATGTCGTCCCCAATATGTCGGAAAAATTGCAGATTCTTTCGGAACGGATCAACGAGAACAAAAAATGCTAGAGGAGCACATCAAGATCGATCCGCCGGCAAGCATCTGGCTGTCCGGAAAAGTGATGATCGTTCTGGCGGCCGCAGCCGCGATCATCGGGGCTGCCTGGGTGCAGGCATATATCGTGCCGCTTTTCGTCCGCCCGCATCCATAAGTCGGACAGGAGTAATCAGTTACAATGGTAAAAGGGAAACTCAGAGTGTCGGTTCCATCTCATCCCAAAGACGCAGCAACCTGACATCAAAAAAATTTGTTACAAGGGTGTTACAATGAAAATAAAAAAGGGTTCAGGAGAAATCTCCTGAACCCTTGATTTTACTTGGTGGGTGATAGAGGAATTGAACCTCTGACCTCTTCCGTGTCAAGGAAGCGTTCTACCTCTGAACTAACCACCCTCCTGCTGAAAAACAAACAAGAGAATTATAGCAGTTAAGCCGTTTTTGTCAACGACGGTCGGGTCACGGTATCACGGGCAGGGGGCGGCGGAGTGCTCGACAGAGGCGCGGACGGCGGGCGTCTTTGCGTCCCTTTCTCTCTCCGGCGCTGTCGGTTTCGAATATCCGACATAATAAGCTTTTTCATAAAAATAAAATTTACCGGCCACTCTTTTCCCCCATCAGATATTCTCGAAGCTCGGAGGGGATGGGGAGGGTGAAGCGCATGGGTTTCCGGGTGATGGGATGGGTGAAGGCCAGTCTCCAGGAGTGCAGAAAAACCCGTTCGGCTCCTGAGGGCGTTCGCAAAATCTCTTTTCCTCCATAGAGGGAGTCCCCCACGAGAGGGTGCCCCGCCGCGGCCATGTGGACGCGAATCTGATGGGTGCGTCCCGTAAGGAGGTCGCACAAAACCAGAGCGTATCCGGAGGCGTTCCACAGGACGCGGTATTCGGTGGCCGAGGGACGACCTCCCTCGATGACGGCCATTTTCAGGCGATTTTGAGGATGTCGTCCGATGGGGCCTTCGAGGATTCCTGACTTCCGGTCGAAGTTTCCGTGAGCGAGCGCCAGATATTTTTTTTCGATGGACCTCGTTCGAAAATCCGTTTGCAAGAGCTCCATCGTTTTTTGTTCGCGGGCGATCAGCATGAGGCCGGAGGTGGTGGCATCCAGGCGGTGGACGATTCCCGGCCGGCGAACGTTGTTGAAGGGGCCCAGGTCGGCATAACGCCACAAAAGCCCGTGAACCAGGGTTCCCCGCCGGTGTCCCGGGGCCGGATGCACCACAAGCCCGGCCGGTTTGTTCACAACCAGAAGCCATTGGTCCTCGTGGATGACGTCGAAGGGGACGTTTTCCGGTTCAATTTCCAGAAGTTCGGGAGGCGGCATGAGGACGACGAAGGTTTCCGGCGAGGTCAGGAGCCGTGAAGGTTTCAGCTTTCCCTTCGAGCCTTCCGGAGCCTCCGCTGCGGGGCGGGAGCTTCGGACGCGGCCCTCTTTCAGGAGTTTCTGAGCGAAGGATCGGGTGATGCCCAGCGTTCGGGACAAAAAGACATCGAGGCGTGACCCGTCCGGATCGGCCTCGATGTGTTCGACACGTTCATATTCGATCTCGTCGTCGCCGTCGAAATCTTTGTCTGCGGAAGGGTTTTCCTCAGGTTTCGGCGTCAACGGGCCTCCAGCACCTTCGCGCATCGGGGGCAAAGACCGTCGTTGACCGGAGTTTCGGTGTACTTCCAGCACCTGGGGCACCGGGAGCCGGAGGTGAAGGCCGCGGCCAGCTCGTAACTCGTCTCCTCGTCCCGGAACGTCTTTTCGAGGTCAGGCGCGTCCGTCCACTCGAACTTCGAGACGATGGCGATGTCCGCCATTTCGTCGAGGGTGAAGGCTTTTTCAACCTCGGCCAGGGCTTCAGTTCTTCGAACCTGAACGCGGGCCTCCAGAGAAGTTCCGATGGTTTTGGCTGCTCGCAGTTCTTCCAAAAGACGGCTGATGGCACCGCGCAGACTCAAAACTCTGTCCCACAGGGTGTCCAGGGACTCGTCGATCAGGGTTTTATTTGGTTTGGGAAAATCGCTCAAAAAGACGCTTTCCGGAAGAGCGGGGTCAATCGTCCGCATTTCCTGCCAGATTTCCTCGGCGGTGAAGCTGAGGATCGGCGCCAGCATCCGCGTGACGGCGGAAAGCGTTTCCCACATGGCGGTCTGGGCGCTGCGGCGCGTCAGGGAATCTTCCGCCTCCACGTAAAGACGGTCCTTGCTGACGTCGAGGTAGAAGGAGCTCAGCTCGGTGACGCAGAAGGAGTGAATCGCGTAGGTGGGCAGGTGGTACTCGTAGTTTTCGAAGGCCTCTCCCGCGCGTTCGATCACGCGGTTCAGGCGGCTCAGAATCCATCTATCCATGGGCAGCAGTTTGTCCGTGGGCACGGAGTGTTTTTTCGGGTCGAAGCCATGCAGATTTCCCAGAAGGAAGCGCGCCGTGTTTCGAATGCGGCGGTACGTCTCCGAGAGGGACCGCATGATATTGGTGGAAATACGGACGTCGTTGCGATAGTCGGTGGAGGCGACCCAGAGGCGCAGAATATCCGCGCCGTATTCGCTGACGATCTCCTGGGGATAGACGCTGTTGCCGAGGGATTTGGACATCTTGCGGCCTTCCCCGTCCAGGATGAACCCGTG
Proteins encoded in this region:
- a CDS encoding RluA family pseudouridine synthase, with product MTPKPEENPSADKDFDGDDEIEYERVEHIEADPDGSRLDVFLSRTLGITRSFAQKLLKEGRVRSSRPAAEAPEGSKGKLKPSRLLTSPETFVVLMPPPELLEIEPENVPFDVIHEDQWLLVVNKPAGLVVHPAPGHRRGTLVHGLLWRYADLGPFNNVRRPGIVHRLDATTSGLMLIAREQKTMELLQTDFRTRSIEKKYLALAHGNFDRKSGILEGPIGRHPQNRLKMAVIEGGRPSATEYRVLWNASGYALVLCDLLTGRTHQIRVHMAAAGHPLVGDSLYGGKEILRTPSGAERVFLHSWRLAFTHPITRKPMRFTLPIPSELREYLMGEKSGR